From a region of the Candida albicans SC5314 chromosome 1, complete sequence genome:
- a CDS encoding glutamine amidotransferase subunit (Ortholog(s) have gamma-glutamyltransferase activity, omega peptidase activity, role in glutathione catabolic process and cytoplasm, glutathione hydrolase complex, nuclear periphery localization), whose translation MTSPNNTSSNFNIHESEYLSQDRKPLPLSSTPSTENIILTPRTHTPIRLNSPHINMAELAIHNNQKQQQQQQQQQQQRSKQSSPLFFSDTKVSGPGTVATMASITTPHCQHHQPQFSTFSQIPNTSSKPTSQLPPASALSSSPLEMPITTTPSYYNPQDLNDNDNHSINNDNNLPRLVHKWSHTHSILCCLASPKNRLLFCGTQDGKILVYDMNTYTLTHIIGNENNNTNTEDHHPHHQSASILTICLNKDETKLFVAGSDSLVKIYNLQKNPNGSDDDKKYQCTHVIYSLVDIGDIFSIHWCDSTSTIYIGAQNASILWCHISFDNEDLVTNGDNKKQPSNGINHKHKHKQSSQHQNNTNHHQQTHRNINNGCNDTKNILDIERLPHFRYDKFFDSKGPGGSQNTLQTTHNLLKRRYSKTTNESKHHSSIKLIECKSDDIIRFAHNGYVYCLDVITNATISDSSESNFLISGGGDGIINIWSFNHNPTIGVKLIKVASLENDESILSMKIQDSLLYVGLSDCSINVWDLLTLQLIRSFQFGDNNFDEILSLDIYDNCIYKGSSSTGLIKLSILNHQFISDKILMSSEIEDGVINAVKIFPSDDDKIYLLSGASKSLSLWDITTSKSTTNQRHDKNLNDDEEQEQEQEQEQELLNGELHKKLSNDDMLIMLQKYVAFKTISKNPQLYLEESRHCAQFLCKLFNNFGAYQTKLLPISNGNPIVFSEFKANSTTNGTGNARRPRLLWYAHYDVVDATKNEAKDWKTDPFILTAKEGNLYARGVSDNKGPTLAAIYSVAELYHRQQLNCDVVFIIEGEEECGSIGFQKVINDNKQLISGGSGGGNGTTGIDWIMLSNSYWLDDLTPCLNYGLRGVINASITIKSDKPDRHSGVDGGVSREPTMDMMHLLSTLVDPITRKIQLPGFYNDILPLTSSEKKLYDTIAQYSGIKVSTLMTKWREPSLTIHKIQVSGPNNNTVIPQIVKATISMRIVPNQDLSKIKQSLIDTLNENFAKLSSSSSSSMDTTTNSITGNKLSVEIFHQAEPWLGDHENKVYSILFKNLKNHWNQEPLFIREGGSIPSIRFLEKCFNAPAAQIPCGQSSDNAHLKDEKLRIINLFKLRAILTDTFKELGMS comes from the coding sequence ATGACACTGCCAAATAACACTTCAtctaattttaatattcaTGAAAGTGAATATCTATCACAAGATAGAAAACCATTACCACTTAGTAGTACACCATCAACCGAGAATATAATTTTGACACCACGAACTCATACCCCAATTCGTCTAAATTCTCCACACATAAATATGGCTGAATTAGCGATACAtaacaatcaaaaacaacaacaacaacaacaacaacaacaacaacaaagactGAAACAAAGTTCCCCactatttttttctgaTACTAAAGTTTCAGGGCCAGGAACAGTAGCAACAATGGCATCAATTACAACACCACACTGCCAGCACCACCAGCCACAGTTTTCTACTTTTTCACAAATTCCAAACACATCATCTAAACCAACTTCTCAACTACCACCTGCATCAGCactatcatcatcaccgTTGGAAATGCCcattacaacaacaccaagTTATTACAACCCTCaagatttaaatgataACGATAACCATAGcatcaataatgataataatcttCCTCGATTAGTTCATAAATGGTCACATActcattcaattttgtgtTGTTTAGCATCTCCCAAGAAtcgattattattttgtggTACTCAAGATGGGAAAATATTAGTTTATGATATGAATACTTATACATTAACTCATATTATTGGAAATgagaacaacaacaccaatacTGAAGATCATCATCCACATCATCAACTGGCTTCAATATTGACCATATGTTTAAATAAAGATGAAActaaattatttgttgcTGGGTCTGATTCATTAGtgaaaatttataatttacaaaagaaCCCCAATGGTAGTGATGATgacaaaaaatatcaatgtACTCATGTAATTTATTCATTAGTTGATATTGgtgatattttttcaattcattggTGTGattcaacttcaacaatttatatTGGGGCTCAAAATGCTTCAATATTATGGTGTCATAtttcatttgataatgaagatttaGTAACCAATGGAGATAATAAAAAGCAACCGTCTAACGGTATAAATCATAAACATAAACATAAACAATCAAGTCAACACCAGAACAACACCAACCACCATCAACAAACTCATCgtaatatcaataatggTTGTAATGATACTAAAAATATATTGGATATTGAACGATTACCACATTTCCGatatgataaattttttgattcaaaagGTCCTGGTGGTTCACAAAACACATTACAAACAACtcataatttattaaaacgAAGATATTCTAAAACCACTAATGAATCAAAACATCATTCttcaataaaattaattgaatgCAAAAGTGACGATATTATTAGATTTGCTCATAATGGTTATGTTTATTGTCTAGATGTTATAACTAATGCCACCATTAGTGATTCATctgaatcaaattttttaatatctGGAGGTGGTGATGgaataattaatatttgGTCATTTAATCACAATCCCACAATAGGagttaaattaattaaagttGCATCATtagaaaatgatgaatcGATATTATCTATGAAAATCCAAGATTCTTTACTTTATGTTGGATTAAGTGATTGTTCAATCAATGTATGGGATTTATTAACCTTACAATTAATTCGATCATTTCAAtttggtgataataattttgatgaaattttaaGTTTGGATATTTATGATAATTGTATATATAAAGGTTCATCATCAACGggattaattaaattatcaattttaaatcatcaatttatatcagataaaattttaatgaGTCTGGAAATTGAAGATGGGGTAATTAATGCTGTGAAAATATTCCCCCtggatgatgataaaatttatttacttTCTGGTGCCAGtaaatcattatctttATGGGATATCACGACAAGTAAATCTACTACGAATCAACGTCatgataaaaatttaaatgatgatgaagaacaagaacaagaacaagaacaagaacaagaattattgaatgGGGAATTACATAAAAAACTTTCTAATGATGATATGTTAATTATGTTACAAAAATATGTTGCCTTTAAAACCATTAGTAAAAATCCTCAATTATATTTAGAAGAAAGTCGTCATTGTGCTCAATTTTTAtgtaaattattcaataattttggtgcttatcaaacaaaattattaccCATAAGTAATGGTAACCCCATTGTATTTTCTGAATTCAAAGCCAATAGCACCACAAATGGTACTGGCAATGCCAGGAGACCTAGATTATTATGGTATGCTCATtatgatgttgttgatgccACGAAAAATGAAGCAAAAGATTGGAAAACTGATCCATTTATATTAACTGCTAAAGAAGGTAATCTTTATGCTCGAGGTGTATCGGATAATAAAGGTCCAACATTAGCAGCAATATATTCTGTAGCAGAATTATATCATCgtcaacaattgaattgtgATGTtgtatttataattgaagGTGAAGAAGAATGTGGTTCAATTGGGTTTCAAAAAGtcattaatgataataaacaattaattagTGGTGgcagtggtggtggtaacGGAACTACAGGAATTGATTGGATCATGTTATCGAATTCTTATTGGTTAGATGATTTAACTCCATGTTTAAATTATGGATTACGTGGAGTTATTAATGCTTCAATCACAATTAAATCCGATAAACCTGATCGTCATTCAGGTGTTGATGGTGGTGTTAGTCGTGAACCAACCATGGACATGATGCATTTATTAAGCACTTTGGTTGACCCCATAACTCGGAAAATCCAATTACCTGGATTttataatgatattttacCATTAACATCatcagaaaaaaaattatatgatACTATTGCTCAATATCTGGGGATTAAAGTATCTACTTTGATGACTAAATGGCGTGAACCATCATTAACAATTCATAAAATTCAAGTTTCGGGACCTAATAATAACACGGTGATTCCACAAATTGTTAAAGCTACTATATCAATGAGAATAGTACCTAATCAAGATTTACtgaaaattaaacaatctttaattgatactttaaatgaaaatttcgCCAAActatcttcttcttcttcttcttctatgGATACTACTACCAATAGTATTACGGGGAATAAATTATCGGTGGAAATTTTCCATCAAGCTGAACCATGGTTAGGTGATCatgaaaataaagtttattcaatattatttaaaaatttgaaaaatcattgGAATCAAGAACCTTTATTTATTAGAGAAGGGGGATCAATTCCTCTGATTCgatttttagaaaaatgTTTTAATGCTCCAGCAGCACAAATACCTTGTGGTCAACTGAGTGATAATGCTCATTTaaaagatgaaaaattacgaattattaatttgtttaaattaAGAGCAATCTTGACTGATACTTTTAAAGAATTAGGCATGTCGTGA
- the SIP5 gene encoding Sip5p (Protein of unknown function; flow model, rat catheter and Spider biofilm induced) codes for MGNVPAKETRSRSSSSVSDYRNSTSSTTHGSSSSTSSKRRNTTSSLYGIVSSATSSSNHHNRSGSHDLRKLKRQEEKEQAQIQHYMQLIVKFNESVDGGYLAPFGTYKSNLDYDCDIVRNLIINRKLSPFFTPLQDFDESWTDDELCILLGQLTLHALEPGYNNDDDEEEDDIDNHKIHKSANYYKRQEEKAKLKSLINKVKELQKDEEQKYFDEKQKNFNKDCPSRDLLLRLYRNASECPICFLYYPKHLNISRCCLQPICSECFVQIKRLDPHPPHDDQSNQEAGELPHRLISEPANCPYCASPDFGVTYEPPIDIHTGIDGIKPGDYRVSPPIVEESESAIDDDGDNSSNGSTTGKGEITSNSATAAAAATATPPPVNSISPKKNSLKKRRGSLAANAPGVITIDMIRPDWETKLNSARSKLARKAATASAIHASNLLLDDNSNSNSNNGNGNNSGNNRRRNNSSSGRSGSFGGSNNRYATVEQRMIEEAMRLSILDEEERKRNANKENKK; via the coding sequence ATGGGTAATGTACCAGCtaaagaaacaagaagTAGATCAAGTTCTTCTGTTTCCGATTATCGGAATTCAACGTCTTCCACCACCCATGGTTCTTCATCGTCAACGTCTTCTAAACGAAGAAACACGACATCGTCATTATATGGAATAGTTTCTTCTgcaacatcatcatcaaacCACCATAATCGATCTGGTTCACACGATTTACGGAAATTGAAACgacaagaagaaaaggaaCAAGCACAAATACAACATTATATGCAATTAATTGtaaaatttaatgaaagTGTTGATGGAGGATATTTAGCTCCATTTGGCACATATAAATCTAATCTTGATTATGATTGTGATATAGTTCgaaatttaattataaatCGAAAATTATCACCATTTTTCACTCCTTTACaagattttgatgaaaGTTGGactgatgatgaattatGTATATTATTAGGACAATTGACATTACATGCATTAGAACCTGGgtataataatgatgacgatgaagaagaagatgacaTAGATAATCATAAAATTCATAAATCAgcaaattattataaacgtcaagaagaaaaggccaaattgaaatcattaattaataaagttaaagaattacaaaaagatgaagaacaaaaatattttgatgagaaacaaaaaaactttAACAAGGATTGTCCCAGTcgtgatttattattaagaTTATATCGAAATGCTAGTGAATGTCCAATTTGCTTTTTATATTATCCTAAAcatttaaatatttctcGATGTTGTTTACAACCAATATGTTCCGAAtgttttgttcaaattaAACGATTGGACCCTCATCCACCTCATGATGATCAATCTAATCAAGAAGCGGGGGAACTACCTCATCGATTGATTTCTGAACCAGCAAATTGTCCATATTGTGCATCACCTGATTTTGGTGTCACATATGAACCTCCAATCGATATTCATACTGGTATTGATGGGATTAAGCCAGGTGATTATAGAGTTAGTCCACCAATAGTGGAAGAATCAGAACTGGCAatagatgatgatggtgataattcttcaaatggTAGTACTACTGGCAAAGGAGAAATAACTTCTAATtcagcaacagcagcagcagcagcaacagcaacaccaccaccagttAATAGTATATcacctaaaaaaaattcattgaaaaagagACGAGGATCATTAGCTGCTAATGCACCTGGGGTTATAACTATTGATATGATTAGACCCGATTGGGAAactaaattgaattcagCAAGAAGTAAATTGGCAAGAAAAGCTGCTACAGCAAGTGCTATTCATGCTTCCAATCTATTACTTGATGATAATAGTAACAGTAACAGCAACAATGGTAATGGCAATAATAGTGGTAATaacagaagaagaaataattcatcatcaggTCGTTCCGGTAGTTTTGGTGGATCTAATAATAGATATGCCACTGTTGAACAAAGAATGATTGAAGAAGCCATGagattatcaattttagatgaagaagaacgGAAACGAAATGCCAATAAAGAGAATAAAAAATGA
- a CDS encoding uncharacterized protein (Protein of unknown function; induced during chlamydospore formation in both C. albicans and C. dubliniensis; Spider biofilm induced), with product MTIMATTTALSLPSSDVKTFHNYQVVLPTQLPIKRLYNPLKEQLIQSIKLPNDFNFKKKNNNANNANNEILVKVKMCGINYLSDFKSSAVNNGVIHKSRKPIVPGMRIICKIDSIKNIKFLVFPFTTCQLENIHNHPHLVRQQPLANKLEDSNNNNANSSVDHNCDLIYGKDIDGGLQTHLSVPKSLLIPIPYNISLHDVCFIFDILLPFYKFFQFVKPGKTIILLNDIKKELNEVLLILKIFNINFNSIIIIDGNSLSPRFNNKFETVYCFNRNLKYEAINYCVSTGLQATRSKYTVLTSFPVNVNSMLTNPKTHKRHNASTDSSISSISTLASNSSFKSASMMMGGVNSGTSNNNPNTISNNKFKNDKTIKYMQLSYQDKPLCIEVLKILSAINFEREDQEKQKTDQQQQQQQDKQQQDSPELAHDGIIDDYDYNYVDEYDENINEEKYRQLLINDNDSLVHSTSSTHTGSSTLQMHSQTESDPHGNIKNHAKKNEKKGKRRKVITRKYHHYSWIWCNKDVYLKNYYDLNDYDVNDLTNDIDNTDNENEYEYNYDEYGYSSSYHYRDGYDDDEYGIGDNHQNKIIKQMNRLLQDDVNLNRVCYFNSDDHDNDNDYKDDNDGYEDPEDVNGDDNHSYEYKKNTSTSHEDNNESNNYEDENSNQSSSSSGNRTYKSHRDRSWAKNINACII from the coding sequence atgACAATCATGGCTACAACTACAGCTTTGAGTCTACCCAGTTCTGATGTAAAGACATTTCATAATTATCAAGTTGTCCTTCCGACTCAATTACCAATAAAGCGCTTATATAATCCATTGAAAGAACAACTTATCCAACTGATTAAACTACCCAATGACTTCAACtttaaaaagaagaataacAATGCCAACAACgccaataatgaaatacTTGTCAAGGTTAAGATGTGTGGCATCAATTACTTGTctgatttcaaatcatctGCTGTAAATAATGGTGTTATTCATAAACTGAGGAAACCTATTGTACCTGGGATGAGAataatttgtaaaattgatagtataaaaaatattaaatttttagtATTCCCATTTACTACATGTCAATTAGAAAATATTCATAATCATCCACACCTTGTTCGTCAACAACCATTAGCAAACAAGTTAGAGGAcagcaataataataatgccAATTCTTCTGTCGACCATAATTGTGATTTGATCTATGGCAAAGATATTGATGGTGGATTACAGACTCATTTGAGTGTACCCAAAAGTTTATTAATTCCTATTCCATATAACATTAGTCTTCATGAtgtttgttttatatttgacATATTGTTACCTTTTTATAagtttttccaatttgtGAAACCTGGGAAAactattattttattaaatgatatcaagaaggaattgaatgaagttttattaattttgaaaatattcaacattaattttaattcgataattattattgatggGAATTCTTTATCACCTcgattcaataataaatttgaaacagtttattgtttcaataGGAATTTAAAATATGAAGCCATTAATTATTGTGTTTCCACTGGATTACAAGCAACAAGATCAAAATATACTGTATTGACTAGTTTCCCTGTTAATGTCAATTCAATGTTGACCAATCCTAAAACCCATAAGCGTCACAATGCCAGTACTGATTCAAGTATTAGTTCCATTTCAACTTTAGCATCCAATTCCAGTTTCAAGTCTGCATCAATGATGATGGGTGGTGTTAATTCTGGTACATCTAATAACAACCCAAACACTATTAGCAATAACAAATTCAAGAATGATAAAACTATCAAATATATGCAATTGAGTTATCAGGATAAGCCATTATGTATTGAAGTTTTGAAGATTTTATCAGCCattaattttgaaagaGAAGATCAAGAAAAGCAGAAAACtgaccaacaacaacaacaacaacaggataaacaacaacaagactCGCCAGAATTGGCTCATGATGGAATcattgatgattatgattataATTATGTCGATGAATatgatgaaaatatcaATGAAGAAAAGTATCGACAActtttaataaatgataatgattcatTAGTTCATTCTACCAGCTCAACTCATACAGGTTCTTCAACACTTCAAATGCATTCACAAACTGAATCTGATCCCCATGGCAATATCAAAAACCATgcaaaaaagaatgaaaagaaggggaaaagaagaaaagtgATCACGAGAAagtatcatcattattcCTGGATATGGTGTAATAAAGATGtttatttgaagaattattacgatttaaatgattatGATGTAAATGATTTAACCAATGACATTGATAATACTGATAATGAGAATGAGTATGAATACAATTATGATGAATATGGGTATAGTAGTAGTTATCATTATCGTGATGGATACGACGATGATGAATATGGTATTGGTGATaatcatcaaaataaaatcatcaaacaAATGAATCGATTATTACAAGATGATGTGAATTTAAATCGTGTTTGTTATTTCAACAGTGATGAtcatgataatgataatgattataaagatgataatgatggaTATGAAGATCCTGAAGATGTGAATGGTGATGATAATCATCTGTACGagtataaaaaaaatactagCACTAGTCATGAAGATAATAATGAGAGTAATAATTATGAAGATGAGAATAGTAATCAAagttcttcttcatcaggAAATCGAACTTATAAATCACATCGTGATCGAAGTTGGGccaaaaatattaatgcttgtataatttaa
- a CDS encoding uncharacterized protein (Protein of unknown function; mRNA binds to She3; Hap43 repressed gene; Spider biofilm induced): protein MSEEEEDKHLKSPGGSSLNPRKSSDLQPSASSSSQTLDDTHSQPKSTTPSESTEYTSPSKSLKSFFFKNRLSSYSIDSISEQPELEFQSHRHSTERTRTKKSSSIGSAELSPSRSPRMMNFSLRPKFIRSRSSGISDTSTGSTHPIPPAASVLSSSSQRRATIEDFADTESEESNDSNEDIEDKNQDQTNANKQQREHHHHHQQQQSHDIDEDSINSLLQEYHNRDSEFDNKDIKNKFIFREEFDDTNSIKTKSRPASRILTPEENEELKAEIIRQGSIRSSGGTSSSSQILKPLGSGMSRGSSSQQQQQQPYIDTQIAQQYYGDARKHIEVVDPTKREKSNSVIATTVSGDSPTALKRLSGGSNSSGSSSANTAIGGGGGGGGSENRNSGASSATSLRFKIYNDKIEPIKHASAGKHMSTSTTNAEAAGISGADRSSMRVSTAFSDESETAGDAKYPEPTVTPIQTPRINRNSDTPSTDTNYTSNDTSGISYEAPLAIAGSLHKSSSTSSSSPNSGHRSSSSVPSTPLRTQHANQQHGSSNLQRSGGENLQETKTDADGTRSTGGTNTTSTGFFDETMLKGGSRKSVAHSSMSSGELLQNLEHSYDYSKSNDNSGNSDDTNQNQTKATTAQQIKQSTPIHEFVIKDAKKSPPMSSPPQIDTYPADKPSQSGEDEVFGTSIPRPMGVPKSDSVGQNMTAGLDSKSELPVMLFKVQDRDIQRDSKFFDNSNSHGQRKSGGGDGGVGGEDENQSLSGCDSESAGNIRESVSGSVSGSGSGSGNGSGTRSGCSSRGRLTIGSLSEAGNSSRSSGSSIKQIISRHFRSIGESLNTDEKQPQPESNSQDPSQQQPLRSLNLVKDSPPILFDEKNHIIMPSSKFDQESQQEPTKQTIDYPWINWSLLMLLGLIVPPLYFVIPIGLMDRDYLGLRYANKPSKKFTTTQKIISLILGILWLLIVLAMIGVGIGLGVTRES from the coding sequence ATGAGtgaggaggaagaagacAAACATTTAAAATCACCGGGTGGATCCTCATTAAATCCAAGGAAACTGTCTGACCTTCAACCTTCAGCTTCATCATCCCTGCAAACTCTTGATGATACCCATTCTCAACCTAAATCAACTACTCCATCGGAATCAACCGAATATACATCACCTTCAAAATCGCTAAAgagttttttctttaaaaataGACTATCATCATATTCAATCGATAGTATTAGTGAACAACCTGAATTAGAATTCCAATCACATCGTCATTCAACAGAACGTACCCGTACTAAGAAATCATCTTCCATTGGAAGTGCAGAATTAAGTCCTAGTAGATCACCACGAATGATGAATTTCAGTCTACGTCCAAAATTCATTCGATCAAGATCTTCAGGAATATCTGATACTTCAACTGGTAGTACTCATCCAATACCACCTGCTGCATCAGTactttcatcatcatcacaaCGAAGAGCCACCATTGAAGATTTTGCCGATACCGAGTCTGAAGAGTCTAATGACAGCAATGAGGATATAGAGGATAAGAACCAAGATCAGACCAATGctaacaaacaacaacgagagcatcatcatcatcatcagcagcagcaactgcatgatattgatgaagattcAATCAACTCATTACTTCAAGAATATCATAATCGAGATtctgaatttgataataaagatattaaaaataaattcattttccgagaagaatttgatgataCAAACTCTATAAAGACCAAATCACGACCAGCAAGTAGAATATTAACCCCggaagaaaatgaagaattaaagGCTGAAATTATTAGACAAGGGTCAATTAGAAGTTCAGGTGGtacttcatcttcatcacaAATATTAAAACCACTTGGCAGTGGAATGAGTCGAGGATCTAGTtcccaacaacaacagcaacagccATATATTGATACTCAAATTGCACAACAATATTATGGTGATGCCAGAAAACATATCGAAGTTGTTGATCCTacaaagagagaaaaatcTAACAGTGTAATTGCTACTACTGTTCTGGGTGATTCTCCAACTGCGTTAAAAAGATTATCTGGAGGTTCTAATAGTAGTGGCAGTAGTAGTGCAAATACAGctattggtggtggtggtggtggcggtggAAGTGAAAATCGAAATAGTGGAGCCAGTAGTGCCACATCACTTCgattcaaaatttataatgaCAAAATCGAACCAATCAAACATGCAAGTGCTGGTAAACATATGAGtacatcaacaaccaatGCTGAAGCCGCCGGTATTTCTGGTGCTGATAGATCATCTATGAGGGTTTCAACGGCATTTAGTGATGAAAGTGAAACTGCTGGTGATGCTAAGTACCCTGAACCAACAGTGACACCAATTCAAACCCCTCGAATAAATCGAAATTCTGATACTCCTTCAACAGATACTAATTATACTAGTAATGATACTAGTGGAATATCTTATGAGGCTCCACTTGCAATAGCTGGTCTGTTGCataaatcatcatccactagtagtagtagtcCTAATTCTGGACATAGATCATCATCACTGGTTCCATCAACTCCACTTCGAACTCAACATGCAAACCAACAACATGGCAGTTCTAACTTACAACgtagtggtggtgaaaATCTCCAAGAAACCAAAACCGACGCAGATGGTACAAGATCAACGGGAGGAACCAATACCACATCAACAGGGTTTTTCGATGAAACAATGCTTAAAGGTGGTTCTCGTAAAAGTGTTGCTCATTCTTCAATGTCATCTGGTGAATTACTTCAAAATTTAGAACACTCATATGATTATTCCAAGAGTAATGATAATAGTGGTAATAGTGATGATAccaatcaaaatcaaactaaagcaacaacagcacAACAGATTAAACAATCAACTCCAATTCATGAATTTGTCATTAAAGACGCGAAAAAACTGCCACCAATGCTGTCACCACCACAAATTGATACTTACCCAGCCGATAAGCCTTCACAATCAGGAGAAGATGAAGTATTTGGAACATCGATCCCACGTCCTATGGGGGTACCCAAATCTGATAGTGTTGGACAAAATATGACTGCTGGTTTAGATTCAAAGAGTGAATTGCCAGTGATGTTGTTTAAAGTTCAAGATAGAGATATTCAAAGAGattctaaattttttgataattccAATTCTCATGGTCAACGTAaaagtggtggtggtgatggaGGTGTTGGCGGCGAAGATGAAAACCAGAGTTTAAGTGGGTGTGATAGTGAGAGTGCCGGGAATATTCGTGAAAGTGTGAGCGGCAGTGTCAGTGGGAGTGGAAGTGGTAGTGGCAATGGTAGCGGTACTAGAAGTGGATGTAGTAGTCGAGGTCGACTTACTATTGGATCCTTATCAGAAGCAGGAAATTCTAGTCGAAGTTCAGGTAGTTCtatcaaacaaattataaGCAGGCATTTTAGATCTATTGGTGAGAGTTTAAACACAGACGAAAAACAGCCACAACCAGAATCAAACTCACAAGATccatcacaacaacaaccttTGCGTAGTCTTAACTTAGTCAAGGATTCACCAccaatattatttgatgaaaaaaatcataTTATCATGCCATCATCCAAATTTGATCAAGAAAGTCAACAAGAACCCACGAAACAAACCATAGATTATCCATGGATCAATTGGAGTTTATTAATGTTATTGGGATTAATTGTTCCACCATTATATTTTGTTATACCTATAGGGTTAATGGATAGAGATTATCTTGGATTAAGATATGCCAATAAACCATCGAAAAAATTCACAACAACacaaaaaatcattagTTTAATACTTGGTATATTATGGTTATTGATTGTGTTAGCTATGATTGGTGTTGGTATAGGACTTGGAGTAACAAGAGAGAGTTGA